The proteins below come from a single Tsuneonella deserti genomic window:
- a CDS encoding alpha-amylase family glycosyl hydrolase: MMKTILSAALFALSVPTVANAQKAPAPASDTGNYRERAPSDEVIYFVLPDRFANGDPTNDRGHLKGDRLATGYDPTATGFYHGGDLKGLTGKLDYLQDLGVTAIWFAPIFKNKPVQGPKDDESAGYHGYWVTDFTRPDPHFGTAAEFKTFVDAAHARGMKVYMDIITNHTADVIKYAEGDANGYKYRSKGDYPYSRSGGVSGRPINPGFLGDEDSRPSNFARLVDPAYAYTPVIPRAERTAKVPAWLNDPAYYHNRGDSTFTGESSRFGDFAGLDDLFTEHPRVRQGMIDIYGRWIDEYGIDGFRIDTARHVDPGFWQAFVPAILDRANKRGISNFTLFGEIYRDVPDNGYIAQYTRRDGLPAVLDFAFQAAMRDVLGRGKGTNVLAELFAGDVLYEGGEPAALNLPTFLGNHDMGRLSTLLKADKPDIAQDELLQRVMLGHAMLLTLRGAPVIYYGDEQGFVGDGGDQAAREDMFPSQVASYNDNALIGTSKPAGGPSFGQANPLFLLIAELARVRRENPALTSGLQIIRHYEQGPGIFAVTRTDSASGQSILLVFNTAADPHRANVAIDYTTRGLTALAGECPASVRAPGSVAVALPAFGYAVCRLEEAAQ; this comes from the coding sequence ATGATGAAGACGATCCTGTCCGCAGCGCTGTTCGCGCTCTCCGTCCCCACCGTCGCCAACGCCCAGAAAGCGCCCGCGCCAGCCTCCGACACCGGGAACTACCGTGAGCGCGCGCCATCGGACGAGGTAATCTACTTCGTGCTGCCCGACCGGTTCGCCAACGGCGATCCGACCAACGACCGGGGGCACCTCAAGGGCGATCGCCTCGCCACCGGTTACGATCCAACCGCCACCGGCTTCTATCACGGCGGCGATCTGAAGGGCCTGACCGGCAAGCTCGATTATCTGCAGGACTTGGGCGTGACCGCCATCTGGTTCGCGCCGATCTTCAAGAACAAGCCGGTTCAGGGCCCGAAGGATGATGAGAGCGCGGGATATCACGGCTACTGGGTGACCGACTTTACCCGGCCCGATCCGCATTTCGGCACCGCGGCCGAGTTCAAGACCTTCGTGGATGCCGCGCACGCGCGGGGGATGAAGGTCTACATGGACATCATCACCAATCACACCGCGGACGTCATTAAGTACGCGGAGGGCGACGCCAACGGCTACAAGTATCGCTCGAAGGGCGATTACCCCTATTCGCGTTCGGGCGGCGTCTCGGGCAGGCCGATCAACCCCGGGTTCCTCGGCGACGAGGATTCGAGGCCGTCCAACTTCGCCCGTCTCGTGGATCCTGCCTACGCCTACACCCCGGTGATCCCGCGCGCGGAACGGACCGCCAAGGTTCCCGCCTGGCTCAACGACCCCGCGTACTATCACAACCGCGGGGACAGCACGTTCACCGGCGAGAGCAGCCGGTTCGGCGATTTCGCCGGTCTCGACGATCTGTTCACCGAACATCCCCGGGTGCGGCAGGGCATGATCGACATCTACGGTCGCTGGATCGACGAGTACGGGATCGACGGCTTCCGTATCGATACCGCGCGCCATGTCGATCCCGGCTTTTGGCAAGCCTTCGTCCCCGCGATCCTCGATCGTGCGAACAAGCGGGGCATTTCCAACTTCACGCTGTTCGGCGAGATTTACCGCGACGTGCCTGACAACGGTTACATCGCACAGTACACCCGGCGCGATGGATTGCCGGCGGTTTTAGATTTCGCGTTCCAGGCGGCGATGCGCGATGTGCTCGGGCGTGGCAAGGGCACCAATGTGCTCGCCGAACTGTTCGCTGGCGATGTCCTGTACGAAGGCGGCGAGCCGGCCGCGTTGAACCTGCCGACATTCCTCGGCAACCACGACATGGGGCGTTTGTCCACCCTGCTCAAGGCTGACAAGCCCGACATCGCGCAGGACGAACTGCTGCAGCGGGTGATGCTCGGCCATGCGATGCTGCTGACGCTACGCGGTGCGCCGGTAATCTATTATGGGGACGAGCAGGGCTTTGTTGGCGACGGCGGCGACCAGGCAGCGCGCGAGGACATGTTCCCGTCGCAGGTCGCTTCCTACAACGACAACGCACTGATCGGGACAAGCAAGCCTGCTGGAGGGCCCAGCTTCGGTCAGGCCAATCCCTTGTTCCTCCTCATCGCCGAGCTGGCGCGCGTCCGCCGGGAGAACCCGGCACTGACCAGCGGCCTTCAGATCATCCGCCACTACGAGCAGGGGCCCGGAATCTTCGCGGTGACCCGCACCGATTCAGCCAGCGGTCAAAGCATCCTTCTCGTATTCAACACCGCCGCCGACCCGCACCGGGCCAACGTGGCGATCGATTACACCACGCGCGGCCTTACGGCTCTGGCGGGCGAGTGCCCGGCCTCGGTAAGGGCACCCGGCAGTGTTGCAGTCGCCCTGCCGGCTTTCGGCTACGCCGTATGCCGCCTGGAGGAAGCCGCGCAGTGA
- a CDS encoding alpha/beta hydrolase, with the protein MIVRLIALALLLATCGCATLPPAPAAPARTVEWEQLQAPGLPEHHVTVWLPPGYDASGGPYPVLYMWDGQNLFDPAKTQYGKAWMVDRVLTDMVAKGRAKPHIVVGIWSPVGLDRYRHYLPQPAAAGAAGEVAADVARMAGGPVASAQELEWVADVLKPRVDAAFRTRTAARDTTIIGSSMGGVMACYAIVARPDIFGRAGCVSAHWPVADPDLAEKHRTEILATWRTWLARDLGQPQGRRIWLDHGTATLDAYYGPWQDAIAQDLTDLGWIEGRDFTARTYPGAEHDEIYWNQRLPEMLAWLWR; encoded by the coding sequence ATGATCGTGCGCCTGATCGCGCTGGCCCTGCTCCTTGCCACGTGCGGCTGTGCGACCCTGCCGCCCGCGCCCGCTGCTCCCGCGCGCACGGTCGAGTGGGAGCAGCTCCAAGCGCCGGGCCTGCCCGAGCACCACGTGACGGTCTGGCTTCCCCCGGGTTACGACGCCAGCGGCGGCCCTTACCCCGTGCTCTACATGTGGGACGGGCAGAACCTGTTCGACCCCGCCAAGACGCAATACGGCAAGGCCTGGATGGTCGACCGTGTGCTCACCGACATGGTGGCGAAGGGTAGGGCCAAACCGCACATCGTCGTCGGCATATGGTCGCCGGTGGGCCTCGACCGCTACCGGCACTATTTGCCGCAACCGGCCGCCGCCGGGGCAGCTGGCGAGGTGGCTGCCGATGTCGCGCGCATGGCAGGCGGCCCGGTAGCCTCGGCCCAGGAACTGGAGTGGGTTGCCGACGTCCTCAAGCCGCGCGTCGATGCCGCCTTTCGCACCCGTACGGCTGCCCGCGACACCACCATCATCGGCTCCAGCATGGGCGGCGTGATGGCCTGCTACGCGATCGTCGCCCGGCCCGACATATTCGGACGCGCCGGCTGCGTGAGCGCTCACTGGCCGGTCGCCGATCCGGATCTCGCCGAGAAGCATCGCACCGAGATCCTCGCCACGTGGCGAACCTGGCTCGCCCGCGATCTCGGCCAGCCGCAGGGGCGCCGGATCTGGCTTGACCATGGCACCGCGACGCTGGATGCCTATTACGGCCCGTGGCAGGACGCGATCGCGCAGGATCTGACCGACCTTGGCTGGATCGAAGGCCGCGATTTTACAGCGCGAACCTACCCTGGCGCCGAGCACGACGAGATTTACTGGAACCAGCGCTTGCCCGAAATGCTCGCCTGGCTCTGGCGATGA
- a CDS encoding MFS transporter produces the protein MAHRMGNHLVGMAMDGGMLAGMGLIAVGAVLATYGALPARRPIHGDLARTSFEAPDRTPLNRWHAATVAVLILGLVIDVMKPATLGFVLPGLTAEYGISQSQAAWLPTVALLGTTIGSFLWGWIADAFGRRVAIMLSTILFAATAICGAMPAFGWNLVMCFLMGASAGGMLPVVYALLAEIMPPRHRSWVLVLVGGTGLIGGYLAASGAALLIEPIFGWRALWLQGFPTALLLLALSRMIPESPRFLDEEGRLEELADLERKFGLQPVPRPVAEAHTGASHEPGHRYLITALVIAALCWSLVNFGLLLWLPTDLATRGYSVEVASGILARSSLLALPTIALAAWLYAQVSSKWTLVAMIVLTAAGLVGALLPAPWLSQEPVLVAVIAVLIVGTNGTIAVLLPYTAENYPLGMRGRATGLVAGSSKFGGVGVQLAALAGFIPTLVGAAAVLIVPAAVSAGMIAWAGRETRGRSLRELEAE, from the coding sequence ATGGCGCACCGCATGGGCAATCACCTCGTCGGAATGGCCATGGACGGCGGAATGCTCGCAGGCATGGGCTTGATCGCCGTGGGCGCGGTGCTGGCAACCTATGGCGCGCTGCCCGCTCGCAGGCCCATTCACGGCGACCTTGCGCGCACGAGCTTCGAAGCGCCCGATAGGACGCCTCTCAATCGATGGCACGCGGCCACGGTTGCAGTGCTGATACTGGGCCTGGTCATCGACGTGATGAAGCCGGCCACACTCGGGTTCGTGCTGCCTGGCCTGACTGCCGAATATGGCATCTCGCAAAGCCAGGCCGCATGGTTGCCGACCGTCGCGCTATTGGGCACGACGATCGGCTCTTTCCTCTGGGGCTGGATCGCCGATGCCTTCGGACGGCGGGTGGCGATCATGCTGTCCACCATCCTGTTCGCCGCGACCGCGATCTGCGGCGCGATGCCGGCGTTCGGCTGGAATCTTGTGATGTGCTTCCTGATGGGCGCGTCCGCGGGCGGAATGTTGCCGGTGGTATACGCTTTGCTTGCCGAGATCATGCCGCCCCGGCACCGCTCATGGGTGCTCGTTCTCGTCGGCGGCACCGGCTTGATTGGCGGCTACCTCGCGGCAAGTGGCGCGGCACTCCTGATCGAACCGATATTCGGATGGCGGGCGTTGTGGCTCCAGGGTTTTCCGACGGCGCTGCTCTTGCTTGCGCTTAGCCGCATGATCCCCGAATCGCCTCGTTTCCTGGACGAGGAGGGGCGCCTGGAGGAGCTTGCGGATCTCGAGCGCAAGTTCGGTCTCCAGCCAGTTCCCCGCCCCGTGGCGGAGGCGCACACGGGCGCTTCCCATGAGCCGGGACACCGCTATTTGATCACTGCGCTCGTGATAGCGGCGCTTTGCTGGAGCCTCGTCAATTTCGGTCTGCTACTATGGCTTCCGACGGATCTTGCCACGCGCGGTTATAGCGTCGAGGTAGCGAGTGGCATTCTTGCCCGATCGTCGCTCCTGGCCTTGCCCACGATTGCACTTGCCGCTTGGCTGTATGCGCAGGTCAGCAGCAAGTGGACCCTTGTTGCGATGATCGTCTTGACGGCGGCGGGATTGGTGGGCGCGTTGCTGCCGGCCCCGTGGCTGTCGCAGGAACCTGTCCTTGTAGCGGTCATCGCGGTCCTGATCGTCGGCACCAACGGGACGATCGCGGTACTGCTCCCTTATACTGCGGAGAACTATCCGCTGGGCATGCGCGGTCGCGCGACTGGACTGGTGGCGGGCAGCAGCAAGTTCGGCGGCGTCGGAGTCCAATTGGCGGCCCTTGCCGGCTTCATCCCCACTCTGGTTGGAGCCGCTGCCGTATTGATTGTGCCGGCGGCCGTCTCTGCGGGAATGATTGCTTGGGCGGGACGGGAAACCCGCGGCCGGAGCTTACGAGAGCTCGAAGCGGAATAA
- a CDS encoding alpha-amylase family glycosyl hydrolase gives MPPGGSRAVNEQTLVNAAATTDPGRWWRGAAVYQIYPRSFMDSNGDGVGDLPGITSRLDHVASLGVDAIWLSPFFTSPMRDFGYDVADYCDVDPIFGTLADFDALVARAHALGLKVLIDQVYSHTSDEHPWFAESRSDRTNPKNDWYVWAEAKPDGSPPSNWQSVFGGPAWTWDARRGQYYLHNFLGSQPQLNVHNAAVQDAVLKVARFWLDRGVDGFRIDALNFAMHDPQLRDNPPAPPTDRRRTRPFDFQRRIHNQSHPDIPQFVERIRALTNEYDAIFTVAEVGGEEAEAEMKAFTQGQARLNSAYSFNFLYAERLTPGLVCAALAEWPDAPGMGWPSWAFENHDAPRALSRWWSAEQRERAARMKMLLLMCLRGNVIIYQGEELGLTQVDIPFEQLHDPEAIANWPLTLSRDGARTPMPWTADAADFGFGSTEPWLPLGAENAARAVDRQNADQNSLLSHTRKVLRLRKAHPALHHGTVSLCTAEGDGLTLERVADGETVRCLFNLGAGTIVLDGGNDGRVLAAVNGATAKRLPPFGALVLEIAT, from the coding sequence ATGCCGCCTGGAGGAAGCCGCGCAGTGAACGAGCAGACCCTCGTGAACGCGGCGGCAACAACCGATCCGGGACGGTGGTGGCGAGGCGCGGCGGTCTACCAGATCTATCCGCGCAGCTTCATGGATTCGAACGGCGACGGCGTCGGCGATCTGCCGGGCATCACCAGCCGCCTCGATCACGTGGCATCTCTCGGGGTCGATGCGATCTGGCTCAGCCCCTTCTTCACCAGCCCGATGCGGGACTTCGGCTACGACGTGGCGGATTATTGCGATGTCGATCCGATCTTCGGCACGCTGGCCGACTTCGATGCACTGGTCGCGCGGGCGCATGCGCTCGGGCTGAAGGTCCTCATCGACCAGGTTTATTCGCACACCTCGGACGAACATCCGTGGTTTGCAGAGAGCCGCTCGGACAGAACCAATCCGAAGAACGACTGGTATGTCTGGGCGGAAGCCAAGCCCGACGGGTCGCCGCCGTCCAATTGGCAATCCGTGTTCGGGGGTCCCGCGTGGACGTGGGACGCCCGGCGCGGACAATATTACCTGCACAACTTCCTCGGGAGCCAACCGCAACTCAACGTGCACAACGCCGCCGTGCAGGACGCGGTGCTGAAAGTGGCCCGTTTCTGGCTCGATCGCGGAGTTGATGGGTTCCGGATCGACGCGCTCAACTTTGCGATGCACGACCCACAACTGCGCGACAATCCACCCGCCCCGCCCACCGACCGCCGGCGCACGCGACCGTTCGATTTCCAGCGCCGAATCCACAACCAGTCACACCCTGACATACCGCAGTTCGTCGAGCGCATTCGCGCGCTGACCAACGAATACGACGCGATCTTCACCGTAGCCGAAGTCGGCGGTGAAGAGGCCGAGGCCGAAATGAAGGCATTTACGCAAGGCCAAGCTCGCCTCAATTCGGCGTACAGTTTCAACTTCCTCTACGCCGAGCGCCTCACCCCTGGCCTAGTCTGCGCAGCACTCGCCGAGTGGCCCGATGCGCCGGGCATGGGCTGGCCGAGCTGGGCGTTCGAGAACCACGATGCCCCGCGCGCGCTCAGCCGCTGGTGGAGTGCCGAGCAGCGCGAGCGTGCCGCGCGGATGAAGATGCTGCTGCTGATGTGCCTGCGCGGCAATGTCATCATCTACCAAGGCGAGGAGCTCGGCCTCACCCAAGTCGACATCCCGTTCGAACAGCTCCATGATCCCGAGGCGATCGCCAACTGGCCGCTTACTTTGAGCCGCGACGGCGCGCGCACCCCCATGCCGTGGACCGCGGACGCGGCCGATTTCGGCTTCGGCTCAACCGAGCCGTGGCTCCCTCTCGGTGCAGAGAACGCGGCGCGCGCGGTCGATCGGCAGAACGCCGACCAGAATTCACTGCTTTCGCACACCCGCAAGGTGCTTCGCCTGCGCAAAGCACACCCGGCGCTGCACCACGGCACGGTCTCTCTATGCACGGCGGAAGGCGACGGTCTCACGCTCGAACGCGTCGCCGATGGTGAAACCGTGCGCTGCCTGTTCAACTTAGGCGCCGGGACGATTGTGCTCGATGGAGGCAACGACGGTCGCGTGCTCGCCGCGGTGAATGGCGCCACTGCCAAACGCCTGCCGCCGTTCGGCGCGCTCGTGCTGGAGATTGCCACGTGA
- a CDS encoding tryptophan halogenase family protein, translating to MNTFDPIRSGPLDIVIAGGGTAGWMAAAVLSRFLGNHATITLVESDEIGIVGVGEATIPQIHNLLISLGLDQAEFVRKTDASFKLGIEFAGWTKPGDTYIHSFGTVGRGAGLIPFRQLWLRGRSLGVSGDYGDYSLNAAAAHAGTFALNEPGAELSYAYHFDAAQFAPLLRRYAEERGVRRVEGKIEAVERDPTSGDIRALVLNGERRVPGKLFIDCTGFRSLLLGDSLGVPYVDWTQWLPCDTALAVPSAPAEAIRPYTQSMARPAGWQWRIPLQHRTGNGHVFCSQFMDVERARELLLDSLETAPLADPRPLRFTSGHRREFWSHNCIALGLAAGFMEPLESTSIHLVQSGLSRLLSLLPRGPGELSHARATFNRLSNSEWRRIRDFIVLHYVANGREGEPFWDHCRRMDVPDTLKEKIALFEEAGLFVREEDELFLDDSWAQVMLGQGIMPRTWSPLADNVPAEDIGPFLHSLAKACRTKASALPAHRQAIARLAGASAELS from the coding sequence GTGAACACTTTCGATCCTATCCGATCCGGCCCGCTCGACATCGTGATCGCCGGTGGAGGGACGGCCGGCTGGATGGCCGCGGCGGTGCTATCCCGCTTCCTTGGTAACCACGCGACGATCACCCTCGTCGAATCGGACGAGATCGGCATCGTCGGAGTCGGCGAGGCGACGATTCCGCAGATCCACAACCTGCTCATCTCGCTCGGGCTCGATCAGGCCGAGTTCGTCCGCAAGACGGACGCCAGCTTCAAGCTGGGCATCGAATTCGCCGGCTGGACCAAGCCGGGCGACACTTACATCCACAGCTTCGGAACGGTCGGACGGGGAGCTGGACTGATCCCCTTTCGCCAGCTCTGGCTCCGCGGCCGCTCGCTGGGCGTATCCGGCGATTATGGCGACTACAGCCTCAATGCCGCCGCCGCGCACGCGGGGACGTTCGCTCTTAACGAGCCCGGCGCCGAACTCTCGTACGCATACCATTTTGACGCTGCTCAATTCGCGCCCCTTCTGCGTCGCTACGCCGAAGAGCGCGGGGTGCGTCGGGTCGAAGGCAAGATCGAGGCTGTAGAGCGCGATCCGACAAGCGGCGACATCCGCGCCCTTGTTCTCAACGGCGAGCGGCGCGTCCCCGGCAAGCTGTTCATCGACTGCACGGGCTTTCGCAGCCTGCTGCTCGGCGATTCGCTCGGTGTCCCTTATGTCGACTGGACGCAGTGGCTTCCGTGCGACACCGCGCTCGCGGTCCCGAGCGCGCCGGCCGAGGCGATCCGGCCGTATACCCAGTCGATGGCCCGGCCCGCCGGTTGGCAGTGGCGCATCCCGCTGCAGCACCGCACCGGCAATGGGCACGTCTTTTGCTCGCAGTTCATGGACGTCGAGCGGGCGCGCGAGCTGCTGCTCGATTCGCTTGAAACCGCACCGCTGGCTGACCCCCGGCCACTCCGCTTTACCTCAGGTCACCGGCGGGAGTTTTGGTCGCACAATTGCATCGCTCTGGGTCTTGCGGCGGGGTTCATGGAGCCGCTTGAATCGACGAGCATACATCTCGTCCAGTCGGGACTGTCGCGACTGCTCAGCCTGTTGCCGCGCGGCCCGGGCGAGCTTTCCCACGCCCGCGCCACGTTCAACCGCCTATCGAACAGCGAATGGCGGCGGATCCGCGACTTCATCGTGCTGCACTATGTGGCCAACGGGCGCGAAGGAGAGCCGTTCTGGGACCACTGCCGCCGGATGGACGTGCCCGACACGTTAAAGGAAAAGATCGCCCTGTTCGAAGAGGCCGGCCTGTTCGTGCGCGAGGAAGACGAGCTGTTCCTCGACGATAGCTGGGCGCAGGTAATGCTGGGCCAGGGCATAATGCCGCGTACCTGGTCCCCGCTGGCCGACAACGTACCCGCCGAGGACATCGGTCCCTTTTTGCATAGCTTGGCCAAGGCCTGCCGCACCAAGGCGAGCGCGTTGCCCGCCCATCGCCAGGCGATCGCGCGGCTGGCGGGCGCGTCGGCGGAACTCTCATGA
- a CDS encoding MFS transporter gives MSGRGAQGRSREAWTFPLAYLGTHIAFMPLLVFLLPRRVEAIAGPQSAIVLSWLLLGGAIVASVAHVAGGYLGDRWFAAYGDRRGIIAFGVMALFASFVILGLADTVPRLAGALVFFQFALNLTFAPLGTLLADYTPDASKGTVAGMLNAALPLSSAATALLAWQFPQAPPSAFIANGILAAASIAPLLLLWNFRPAPGESSDLPCPTGGSALSIGRDFALAWMARFLVQLGSAFVIGFLFLLISHNVQSDGNWAGGRSASGAIAVLSLAASAVAIVGAVAAGRLSDRIGARRWPLAVAAAGVATCLALLGAGTAWPVFLGAYALFQLALSGFLAIDLALVAQLIGPSSRRGALLGLMNLANTIPAVVAPAIALASLRMDMTGSRIELFFSGSAVAALLSAGLILAIRRVR, from the coding sequence ATGAGCGGGCGGGGCGCGCAGGGGCGCTCGCGGGAGGCCTGGACGTTTCCACTCGCCTATCTTGGCACTCACATTGCCTTCATGCCGCTGCTGGTGTTCCTGCTGCCACGGAGGGTGGAAGCGATTGCGGGTCCCCAGTCGGCTATCGTGCTGAGCTGGCTGCTCCTCGGCGGGGCCATCGTGGCCAGCGTGGCGCACGTGGCCGGCGGATACCTGGGCGACCGTTGGTTCGCCGCCTACGGGGATCGTCGGGGAATAATCGCGTTCGGGGTCATGGCTCTTTTCGCCAGCTTCGTCATTCTTGGGCTGGCCGACACAGTTCCCCGGCTCGCCGGCGCACTGGTGTTCTTTCAATTCGCGCTCAACCTCACGTTCGCTCCACTGGGAACGCTGCTGGCCGATTATACCCCGGATGCATCGAAGGGCACCGTCGCAGGAATGCTGAATGCAGCCCTGCCGCTGTCGTCCGCGGCGACCGCGTTGTTGGCATGGCAGTTTCCGCAGGCTCCGCCATCGGCGTTCATCGCCAACGGCATCCTGGCCGCCGCCAGCATCGCACCATTGCTGCTCTTGTGGAACTTTCGCCCCGCCCCGGGAGAATCCTCGGATCTGCCCTGCCCGACCGGCGGATCGGCGCTTTCCATCGGCCGCGACTTTGCGTTGGCGTGGATGGCGCGCTTCCTCGTTCAGCTGGGTTCGGCGTTCGTGATCGGGTTCCTGTTCCTGTTGATTTCCCACAACGTCCAGAGCGATGGGAACTGGGCGGGCGGGCGCAGCGCGAGCGGGGCGATCGCCGTGCTCTCGCTCGCAGCGAGTGCCGTGGCGATCGTCGGCGCCGTAGCAGCTGGGCGCTTATCCGACCGGATCGGCGCCCGTCGCTGGCCGCTAGCGGTGGCTGCAGCCGGGGTGGCAACCTGCCTTGCGCTGTTGGGCGCCGGGACGGCTTGGCCGGTTTTCCTGGGGGCCTATGCGCTGTTTCAACTCGCCCTGTCCGGTTTCCTCGCCATCGACCTGGCGCTGGTAGCGCAGCTCATCGGCCCAAGCTCGAGGCGGGGAGCCCTGCTCGGATTGATGAACCTGGCCAACACGATCCCGGCGGTAGTCGCCCCGGCGATCGCGCTCGCTTCGCTGCGGATGGATATGACAGGTAGCCGTATCGAGCTGTTCTTTTCGGGTTCGGCCGTGGCCGCGCTGCTTTCCGCAGGGCTTATCCTCGCAATCCGGCGCGTAAGATGA
- a CDS encoding glycoside hydrolase family 97 protein, with the protein MAQTTPAVVAATSPDGSIALSVSTDNDGRPTWSLSRKGRLLIAPSKLGFLLADAMPFQRGFAIAGSETAAADSRWEQPWGERRFVRDRHNAVTVHFRQSADWGGHLMDVTFRLFDDGIGFRYEIPQQASLSTMNIADELTEFDLVPRGTAWWIPAGEWNRYEQVYQKTPIDAVSTAHTPITMRLDDGTHLSFHEAALVDYSGYWLKRASGGLFRTTLSPAAEGPRVSRKLPFNTPWRTIRISDNAAGLVESDLELNLNEPNKLGDVSWFKPIKYVGIWWGMISGKWSWAEGPEHGATTARARETIDFAARHGFGGVLIEGWDKGWNGNWFGHGQDFSFTEATPDFDLAAVAGYAKKKNIQLIGHNETGGNIANYEAQLEDAFRLYQSLGMNSVKTGYVADAGGIIAPGDTPGSMRMEWHDGQRSVQHHLKVVETAAKYHIAINAHEPVKDTGLRRTYPNWIDREGARGMEYNAWAKFGNGPSHEPTLVYTRLLSGPMDYTPGVLSLEGSNGNELASTLGKQLGLYLAIYSPIQMVADFPEKLALYPRELDFISRVPADWAESHLVDGTVGEYAIFARKDRNSANWYVGGINDATARTSSVTLSFLEPGRPYTATIYRDGDGADGLGAQDLKHRIAIETRTMRKGDVLTTWMAPAGGYAVELKPGK; encoded by the coding sequence ATGGCGCAGACCACCCCTGCGGTTGTCGCCGCCACCTCGCCCGACGGAAGCATCGCGCTCAGCGTCTCGACCGACAACGATGGGCGGCCGACCTGGTCGCTCAGCCGCAAGGGCAGGCTGCTGATCGCCCCTTCGAAACTCGGCTTCCTGCTGGCTGATGCAATGCCGTTCCAGCGCGGGTTCGCGATCGCCGGCTCTGAAACGGCCGCGGCCGACAGCCGCTGGGAGCAGCCCTGGGGCGAGCGCCGCTTCGTGCGCGACCGTCACAACGCCGTGACGGTTCATTTCCGTCAATCGGCGGACTGGGGCGGGCACCTGATGGACGTCACCTTCCGCCTGTTCGACGACGGGATCGGCTTCCGCTACGAAATCCCCCAGCAAGCCAGCCTGTCGACGATGAACATCGCTGACGAGTTGACCGAGTTCGACCTCGTCCCGCGCGGCACCGCCTGGTGGATTCCGGCGGGCGAGTGGAACCGCTACGAGCAGGTCTACCAGAAGACGCCGATCGACGCGGTTTCGACAGCGCATACGCCGATCACCATGAGGCTCGACGACGGGACGCACCTCTCCTTTCACGAGGCGGCTCTGGTCGATTACTCCGGCTACTGGCTCAAGCGCGCGAGCGGCGGCCTGTTCCGCACCACGCTTTCCCCCGCCGCCGAAGGGCCGCGCGTCAGCCGCAAGCTGCCTTTCAACACCCCCTGGCGCACTATCCGCATCTCCGACAATGCAGCCGGGCTCGTCGAAAGCGATCTCGAGCTCAACCTGAACGAGCCCAATAAACTGGGCGATGTGTCTTGGTTCAAGCCGATCAAGTACGTCGGCATCTGGTGGGGCATGATCTCCGGCAAGTGGAGCTGGGCCGAAGGGCCCGAGCACGGCGCCACCACCGCGCGCGCCCGGGAGACGATCGACTTCGCCGCCAGGCACGGCTTCGGCGGAGTGCTGATCGAAGGCTGGGACAAGGGCTGGAACGGCAACTGGTTCGGCCACGGACAGGACTTCAGTTTCACCGAGGCGACCCCCGATTTCGACCTCGCCGCGGTGGCCGGGTACGCCAAGAAGAAGAACATCCAGCTGATCGGTCACAACGAGACCGGCGGCAACATCGCCAATTACGAAGCGCAGCTGGAAGACGCCTTCCGGCTTTACCAGTCGCTAGGGATGAACTCGGTCAAGACCGGCTACGTTGCCGACGCGGGCGGCATCATCGCGCCCGGCGACACGCCCGGCTCCATGCGCATGGAATGGCACGACGGCCAGCGCAGCGTCCAGCATCACCTGAAGGTGGTGGAGACCGCGGCGAAATACCACATCGCAATCAACGCGCACGAACCGGTCAAGGACACCGGGCTCCGGCGCACATATCCCAACTGGATCGATCGCGAAGGCGCGCGCGGAATGGAATACAACGCGTGGGCAAAGTTCGGCAACGGGCCGAGCCATGAGCCGACGCTGGTCTACACCCGCCTGCTGTCGGGGCCGATGGACTACACACCTGGCGTGTTGAGCCTCGAAGGATCGAACGGCAATGAGCTTGCCTCCACGCTCGGTAAGCAGCTTGGCTTGTACCTGGCGATCTATTCGCCGATCCAGATGGTCGCCGACTTCCCGGAGAAGCTGGCGCTGTACCCGCGGGAACTCGATTTCATCAGCCGCGTGCCCGCCGACTGGGCGGAGAGTCACCTGGTCGACGGAACCGTGGGAGAGTATGCGATCTTCGCGCGAAAGGACCGGAACTCAGCCAATTGGTATGTCGGCGGGATCAACGACGCGACCGCGCGGACTTCGAGTGTGACGCTCTCCTTCCTCGAACCCGGCCGCCCGTACACCGCCACGATCTACCGCGATGGCGATGGCGCCGATGGGCTGGGTGCGCAGGACCTCAAGCACCGCATCGCGATCGAGACGCGCACGATGCGCAAGGGTGATGTGCTTACGACCTGGATGGCCCCGGCCGGCGGCTACGCGGTCGAGCTGAAGCCCGGCAAATGA